The genome window agtttttttctaaaccaaaacctcagcattcaggttaaattgccgggttggcactttgcgacaaataagtggggtctgggttgcaatttgggcactcggtctcaaaaaggttcgccatcactgccctaccccaaagagctcagggtgtTGCACAACATTCGCCATGATAAATACAATAGAATTGCATGACAATTCACGCAATGGGCAGGCTGGTCGCCAGCCTCCAGGTCAGGGTCGGATGAAGCACTGAACATAATACGGTACccccatatactgtatatgtaatttaaaataacaaagttaaaccataaaatacatatattttgatgaataaatataattatttgtatgaaacaaaacacccatCATTCCATGGTTTTTCTGCCTTGAAGATACgtagcattttaacttacacaaattaaaaatgcaaaatgtttactgttgcttattTATAATCTTATTTATACcacaaacattttctcttttgcattttttaattgcaaagtcttgGATCAGATCCTCCAAATTAATCTGACgtaacaaatctggttcactgctTAGCCCGGGGGGATGGGGGTCtcaaaatctaaataaataaactctacaGTTTATTTGAGGCCCTAAGCAGGTGCTTATTTTGCTCAagggttaatccagggctgcgccaggtgatgactggagatctcctactcTTACAagggatctccaggtgacagagatcagttcacctgggcaAAGTGGTGTTTCTGGaaagtggattctgtggcattgcaTCACTCCCCAACCCCATTTCTTCAGCgatcacccccaaatccccaggtatttcccaagcccaAAAGGTCACACCTATGACTGTTGGGGTCTATAGAGCAACTGGGTCGGACTGTACTCAAACCTTCCTGTGAGAAGCTCTGCAAAACACGCACACACGCCTAacgctccccacccaccccatgcaTCCCAAGTTGCAAAGCCCATGCCGCGTTCAACTGACTCCCTCTCCAAATGAAAAGTGCATAAGACTGCAGCTTCACAACGCACCGTCTTGATTACTTCACGGTGCCCACTGCCTTCCACTGaagctttaaaacacacacacataggcaCGCACGCTCATTTGAATGTATTAATCAATTTGCACATTTCACACAGCTCCTTGAAGCGCGTGCACGTTAATCGGTTCACGGGGGGAAAAACAGGCCTGgatttccccaccccctctcccttttGCCCCCCTTCCCTCCAATCCTAAAATAATAATGCAGTCCTCTCGCGCGTCGCACCCTTCGCGCCCCCCAACAACCTCCCACGAGCCCGGAGTAGGTATCTTTATCTTAAGCCACCGATAGGAGGCGCGCTGCTACGCTTTCCTCCCACTCCCCTCCCGTGGGCGGGGCATCGCCGTGCGCGAAGGAGAGGGGGTGAAGTCCGGAGTGAGCGCTGATTGGCTGTCTCCCCTGTGCTGGGCGGGGCCGCGGCGCTCGTTCCCTCCCTGGCTAGCGCTGGGGGAGCCGCGGCGACGCGCTTTCTCCTGGCGGACTCTCtccaccttctcccccccccgcctccctcgcGTGCCCGCGCGCGCGCGCCGCCGCTCTCGCTCGGACATGGCGGCGGCGGACCTGTGCGCGGAGCGGCTGCGCTCGTTGCCGGCCAGCTGGAGCTGCGGGATCAGCCGCGGCGGCCGCGTCTTCTTCATCAAGTgagtggaaggggaaggggagggaagggacgggCGGTGGTCCTGCCCGAGCACCACCGCTGTTGCCGAGGCGAGCGGGTCCccgagggagggaaggagccggGCTGCAGGGGAGGCGGGAGGGGGTCCGGTCGCTCCGACCGACCGACTGACcgtctctccttctccctcttcggCAGTGAGGAAACCAAGAGCACCACCTGGCTGCACCCGCTGACGGGCGAGGCTGTGATCACCGGCCACCGACGCAGCCCAGgtaagcagggagggagggagctgccCCCAAGCCTCTCTCTGCCCcccaagcctctctctctctgcccccccccccatcaactcCAGGATAAAGGATCGctcctagccctgctccccattGGGTTTACCTGCGGCCAGGTAAACACACCTGACTGGGAGGGGGATGCTTCGGGGCTTCGCCTCCCCTGCCTCATCCTTCCCTGCCAAGCgagcacgtgtgtgtgtgtctatgtgggGGATGAGCCTTTTTCCTTTGGCCCCTCCGGCTACTTACCTGGCAAGcagtttcctttccccctttcttcctccttACCTGCCGGGGAGCGTCTCTCGGTTCCCACCATCTCCTTCCATCCATCCCTGCCTGGCAGTTGTTTCGGGGGAGGCGCTTTGGTTTTGCTTCGTTATCTCTGTAGTTCCCTCATCAAAGCGTCTTGCTTTGATTTCCTCCTTTATCTCTCTTTAGTTACCTGCTGAGCCAGTAAATGTTTCCTGGGGGGAAgggttgcctttttcttttttccctcccatcttttcccttccttgtgCTTACCTGCCTCCTGGTCCTGCTTAACCTCACTCTGTTTCATAGATGCAGGCCCCTGTTATGTGGGGTTTGCGGCTCCCTAGggacccccgcccaccccccactaCTACAGGCATGATAAACTCCACCCTCTGACTCCTGTTCCAGTTTCCCCCTCCCCGCAAGCATCTTTGCCACTTTGATCTGAAACCAGGTTCCTGGTCTCCTTTCAGCAAGGACCTGGAAGCCCATTTTCAGAACCCCCTGCCCCAATATTTTGCTTTATTCCTCTTCTTACCCCTTAAACTAAGCTGACTTCTTAGTTGATCTTTATGGAGCTCCCACCCTGACCAATTGCTTTGTTTGTCCCCTATGTGTAAACAAAACCAATTGCctgtgatttgtgtgtgtgggggggcggggtggagtcAAAGTGATTGCACTTTTTTCACTTAAGCCCACCAGCTGAAGTCTCCACCTTAGACTGCACTGTACTCTGTTTCCACTCAAACTTTTCATCTAGCTGACACCTTGTTTGCTCTACACTCCCCCGCTGACTGCCCCGTCtatcttctttttcctttcacaCAAAAATTCTGGACTACTCGCTCTTATTTGGGCCTCCAATACTCCCCGCTGGCTTCTTTCCTCATCTCCCCATTTAACCAAAGTGATTCTTCAGTCGTTTCCACGCTGCCTTCCCACTGAAAGCATAGAGTTCTTCttcacttaaaaaacaaaaaagtctcaTGCCTGTCCGCTTCAGCTTTTTGTCATGGGAGGTATCATCCATTCTTTTTGAGGACCAGCCCGTCAACATGTTGCGACCTACAGTCTTCAGCAATGTTGCAAATGACTGTTGGGACGCAAATCTTGGGTCATATGTATGTCTTTCTGCTCTTTTTCTTGTATCCTCTGCAACTTTGAAAGATCCAATGATGTTCTGCTGTCAGCTCCTGCGAGCTGCATCTGTGGACCTCTAGAAACATCCAGTTACATTGCTTATGTAGCTGAATCAGTCCTTTAGTTTCTTACTAATCCACTTCTgaaggaattccccccccccacagaacctcttgtttgttttccttttgttttgcatCACCCTTTAAACCAGCTGTCTCACTACCTGCAAAAGTCTGTTCCAGCCGTGTGCTGACAAGTGTTGTCATTTGCTCAATCAAGACCTTCCCTACTGAGACACACCCTTTTCCACTTTCTCTCCTTGTCCTCTGAGCAAGTCAGCCTTTGTACTGTTCCCTGACCTTTTATTGCACATACATGGTTTTTCTAACCATTGTCAGTTCTCTTTAAGTCATCTTTCATAGTGTTCGCATTCCCAAGGCAAACTGATCTTGCCCAATAGACTCACCCCACTCCACCAATCCATAGGTCCTAAACTAGATCCTAATATCCCATTATCCACATTAGActttgggtgggggcagggttaaGGACGTTTGAAGACACAAGGCTtaatggggggggtgggtgggttgcatAACTTGATCAGTAATATCAAAGAAAGCCCACTTGCTAGAATGTaaattcagggtttttaaaaaatgctgttggCATGGCCCCATTTGTGTGTGGTGAAGTAGCGTGCGTGCAAAAGACTTTTCAGTCACAGGGGAGAACGTTGAAATCCCAAAGACTCCTTCCTCATTCATTCGGTTCCTGGGGTCTCCTTTCTCGCTTTGACATCCTCATCTGTCAAAAGAGATGAGACGTCAGCGTTTCTCTTCCAGCTTCTCATCTCTATTCCCATGCCAACCTAGCTAACAAAAACTCTTCCACTCTGAATTCCTGTTCACTGTTAATATTGCCAGTCTGTTAcccactctgtgtgtgcatgtgtgatcttgccatcaggtcacagctgacatggcaacccagtagggttttcaatcGAAGAGATTAACCGTAGTAGTTGgccattgccttgctctgcaCAGTGACCCCCATTTCCCATCCAGCTACTGACCCCAGCCAACCCTGCTTGgcctctgagatctgaagagatccggctagcctgggctgtctgTCAGTGCATTTATTTCTCATTGCTTCACTGACATTCCTAGGTAGTTTCCTTGGACACATTTCCCTTTGACCTTCTAGCccattccccattcttgcacTGCATTCTTGCTCATTCCTATACATCCAGTCTTTAAATTTCCTTATTTGCCCTGTTGACTGATATATTAGCCTTTCCCCTCTGGCTCGCTATTCCTGTTCTACTTTGCCTTCCATTCTTAGACTATCCTGTATCTTCTTAGTCCTAACAAAGTAAGTTTAAGCCTGTTCTCATCTCCTTCCTGTTggcttcagagggtagccatcttggtctgcagtggaagagctagattccagtccagcaGCACTAGATTTGACTCCCAAGAAGATTTTGTGAGTCAGATAGGAGTTGTTCTAGCTTCCAGTCTTTTCATTGCCCTTTTTTCTTGCAAATCAAATTGTTTTTACTCATCCATCTTCCACGTTGTTAAGTTGCAGCCCTCCCAACTCCCCTTTGGTTGCCACATCTGCAGCCATTGGACATGCTTCCTGATGTGTCCAGCAGCTTTCGGCATAGCCAGCTCCACTTCAGTTAGCGGTGGACTCTCTCCCCTCTTGCTCCCTAAATCCCTTCTTAAATCATTTCTTGTTTCCCACTTTACAAgtagttaaaacaaacaaaaacctttgTAAACAGGGCTAACATTTCGGCTGGCAATTATGCATTCATCGGCAGTGATGCTATGGTTGCTCGCTTTGGCTATTTCCAAGATCtcagtgtcatcaggagagcTAATAGGACTGAGGGAGGGAAGCCACATTAACCCTACAGTACCAAATTGTCGGTTGACTGCTCGGTCCCCcacaaggaggaagggaagagaaatgttTCTACAAGCTGTTAGTTGTCTTGtggctgtacacacacacacacttctctgcttcttctGCCTGACTTCCCGTTACAACCTCCAGTTTAAAGTGGTTCACAGCCTGTTTATTTCTCATCAGTCCTAGTGGCTCTCCGTGGGTACTTTATAAAGCTTTCTCCCTGAGTAAAACATGAAATCACTTGCCTGTATCACTTCAGCATCCTCCTCTATAGAGCTTGTAATGATGATTGGGGCTTTTTTTGGGAAATTCATAGATTTCCTCCCCCTGGAAATATATTCCCCTCGAGACCTTCCCCCTCGATCTAGGATAAGGGAGTAGTTGGTTTCTTAGTGTCAGGGAGAGGTGGGATGGATTGTAGAACAAGGGAAGGCTCTTGAGGAATGGCTGAGGGGAAGAGGCCAGGGAGCTAGAATCTGTCTCTCCACTGCTGTTTTTTCCAGTGTTCTGGACCAGACATGAGAAAGTGGGGTTGGTTAGAAAAAGAA of Sphaerodactylus townsendi isolate TG3544 linkage group LG06, MPM_Stown_v2.3, whole genome shotgun sequence contains these proteins:
- the PLEKHA5 gene encoding pleckstrin homology domain-containing family A member 5 isoform X16, whose translation is MAAADLCAERLRSLPASWSCGISRGGRVFFINEETKSTTWLHPLTGEAVITGHRRSPDLPAGWEEAYTFEGARYYIKMS